Proteins from a single region of Acanthochromis polyacanthus isolate Apoly-LR-REF ecotype Palm Island chromosome 11, KAUST_Apoly_ChrSc, whole genome shotgun sequence:
- the mrpl24 gene encoding probable 39S ribosomal protein L24, mitochondrial, translating to MRLTALLSMAARVIVPKDYRYGTNRPWTAAAKRLNPPGKKRRKVFVEPLEAEDWSVLRGDLVEILAGKDKGKQGKVMQVFRHRNWVILEGLNTHHRYVGKTPGYRGTYIASEAPILLQDIALIDPSDRKPTDIEWKFTEEGERVRVSTRTGRIIPKPVVERRDGIVPQQWKDGPKDTSPEDALEKTYVPSLKTLEEEVMEKLGIQENRRHQRSYWY from the exons ATGAGGCTGACCGCCCTCCTGTCCATGGCAGCCAGGGTCATTGTGCCCAAAGACTACCGTTACGGCACAAACAGGCCGTGGACGGCGGCTGCTAAGAGGCTGAATCCTccggggaagaagaggagaaaggtGTTTGTGGAGCCGTTAGAGGCGGAGGACTGGTCTGTGCTCAGAGGAGACCTG GTTGAGATTCTTGCTGGGAAGGACAAAGGGAAGCAGGGAAAAGTGATGCAAGTCTTCAGACACAGAAACTGGGttatcctggagggactgaacaCA cACCACAGGTATGTTGGAAAAACTCCAGGTTACCGTGGGACCTACATTGCCAGTGAGGCTCCAATTCTTCTCCAGGATATCGCCCTCATTGACCCCTCAGACAG GAAACCCACTGACATAGAGTGGAAGTTCACAGAGGAGGGTGAGAGGGTTCGTGTGTCGACGAGGACGGGTCGAATCATCCCTAAACCTGTTGTAGAGCGACGAGACGGCATCGTGCCTCAGCAGTGGAAAG ATGGCCCTAAAGATACCAGTCCTGAAGACGCTCTAGAAAAGACCTATGTACCATCTCTGAAAACCCTGGAGGAGGAGGTCATGGAGAAACTAGGCATCCAGGAGAACAGGAGGCACCAGAGGTCCTACTGGTACTGA